Proteins found in one Hirundo rustica isolate bHirRus1 chromosome 9, bHirRus1.pri.v3, whole genome shotgun sequence genomic segment:
- the SLC35A3 gene encoding UDP-N-acetylglucosamine transporter isoform X1 translates to MSPARKISNKLENKRKSKKGESQEMSANLKYLSLGILVFQTTSLVLTMRYSRTLKEEGPRYLSSTAVVIAELLKILACVLLVYKDSKCNLRTLNRVLHDEILNKPMETLKLAIPSGIYTLQNNLLYVALSNLDAATYQVTYQLKILTTALFSVSMLSKKLGVYQWLSLVILMTGVAFVQWPSDSQATPAKEHSAGSQFVGLIAVLIACFSSGFAGVYFEKILKETKQSVWIRNIQLGFFGSIFGLMGVYIYDGEQVSKNGFFQGYNKLTWVVVVLQALGGLVIAAVIKYADNILKGFATSLSIILSTLISYFWLQDFVPTSVFFLGAILVIAATFLYGYDPKPAGNPIKA, encoded by the exons aaaggagaaagcCAAGAAATGTCTGCCAATTTAAAGTACCTTTCCTTGGGCATCCTGGTTTTTCAGACCACGAGTTTAGTGCTGACCATGCGCTATTCTCGGACGCTGAAAGAAGAAGGACCTCGCTACTTATCCTCCACTGCAGTAGTTATTGCTGAACTTCTGAAGATTTTGGCCTGTGTTCTATTAGTCTACAAAGACAGCA AATGCAATTTACGGACTCTGAACAGGGTGCTACATGATGAAATCCTTAACAAACCCATGGAAACCCTTAAACTTGCTATTCCTTCAGGAATTTACACTCTTCAGAACAACTTGCTATATGTAGCATTGTCAAACCTAGATGCAGCCACATACCAG GTTACATATCAACTGAAGATTCTCACCACAGCATTATTTTCTGTGTCCATGTTGAGCAAGAAACTGGGTGTATACCAGTGGCTGTCACTTGTAATATTGATGACAGGAGTGGCATTCGTGCAG TGGCCGTCAGACTCTCAAGCAACACCTGCTAAAGAGCACTCAGCAGGATCACAGTTTGTAGGCCTGATTGCAGTTCTCATAGCGTGCTTTTCTAGTGGATTTGCTGGggtttattttgagaaaattttaaaggaaacCAAGCAGTCTGTGTGGATCAGAAACATTCAGCTTG GATTTTTTGGTAGCATATTTGGACTGATGGGTGTTTACATTTATGATGGAGAACAAGTGTCAAAGAATGGATTTTTTCAAGGATACAATAAACTTACTTGGGTGGTGGTTGTTCTGCAG GCACTTGGAGGGCTAGTGATTGCTGCTGTTATAAAATATGCGGACAACATTTTAAAGGGATTCGCAACTTCTCTCTCTATTATACTGTCAACACTGATCTCCTATTTCTGGCTGCAAGATTTTGTCCCTACAAG TGTCTTTTTCCTCGGAGCCATCCTTGTAATAGCAGCTACTTTTCTATATGGTTATGATCCCAAACCTGCAGGAAATCCCATTAAGGCATAG
- the SLC35A3 gene encoding UDP-N-acetylglucosamine transporter isoform X2: MSANLKYLSLGILVFQTTSLVLTMRYSRTLKEEGPRYLSSTAVVIAELLKILACVLLVYKDSKCNLRTLNRVLHDEILNKPMETLKLAIPSGIYTLQNNLLYVALSNLDAATYQVTYQLKILTTALFSVSMLSKKLGVYQWLSLVILMTGVAFVQWPSDSQATPAKEHSAGSQFVGLIAVLIACFSSGFAGVYFEKILKETKQSVWIRNIQLGFFGSIFGLMGVYIYDGEQVSKNGFFQGYNKLTWVVVVLQALGGLVIAAVIKYADNILKGFATSLSIILSTLISYFWLQDFVPTSVFFLGAILVIAATFLYGYDPKPAGNPIKA, encoded by the exons ATGTCTGCCAATTTAAAGTACCTTTCCTTGGGCATCCTGGTTTTTCAGACCACGAGTTTAGTGCTGACCATGCGCTATTCTCGGACGCTGAAAGAAGAAGGACCTCGCTACTTATCCTCCACTGCAGTAGTTATTGCTGAACTTCTGAAGATTTTGGCCTGTGTTCTATTAGTCTACAAAGACAGCA AATGCAATTTACGGACTCTGAACAGGGTGCTACATGATGAAATCCTTAACAAACCCATGGAAACCCTTAAACTTGCTATTCCTTCAGGAATTTACACTCTTCAGAACAACTTGCTATATGTAGCATTGTCAAACCTAGATGCAGCCACATACCAG GTTACATATCAACTGAAGATTCTCACCACAGCATTATTTTCTGTGTCCATGTTGAGCAAGAAACTGGGTGTATACCAGTGGCTGTCACTTGTAATATTGATGACAGGAGTGGCATTCGTGCAG TGGCCGTCAGACTCTCAAGCAACACCTGCTAAAGAGCACTCAGCAGGATCACAGTTTGTAGGCCTGATTGCAGTTCTCATAGCGTGCTTTTCTAGTGGATTTGCTGGggtttattttgagaaaattttaaaggaaacCAAGCAGTCTGTGTGGATCAGAAACATTCAGCTTG GATTTTTTGGTAGCATATTTGGACTGATGGGTGTTTACATTTATGATGGAGAACAAGTGTCAAAGAATGGATTTTTTCAAGGATACAATAAACTTACTTGGGTGGTGGTTGTTCTGCAG GCACTTGGAGGGCTAGTGATTGCTGCTGTTATAAAATATGCGGACAACATTTTAAAGGGATTCGCAACTTCTCTCTCTATTATACTGTCAACACTGATCTCCTATTTCTGGCTGCAAGATTTTGTCCCTACAAG TGTCTTTTTCCTCGGAGCCATCCTTGTAATAGCAGCTACTTTTCTATATGGTTATGATCCCAAACCTGCAGGAAATCCCATTAAGGCATAG